The following coding sequences are from one Streptomyces sp. V3I7 window:
- a CDS encoding helix-turn-helix domain-containing protein — translation MNRLYATLARWFRRPTPVPGRRPAAPLWVRGLTAGGRPVVLGVALLMCAPGEYHLARNAGWRDPFTYGMPVVLSAYAGIAAAVASTRRTGDRGRWSAIIGACLALGLAMAAQVVSHLIDTGHLVADQPSLIAVTSLVPPAVVGHLLHLAASPPDAHQDAQDVTASSPVPSVRAVPDVVPAGVRLLPVIGRPAPTLTLERDDQPDAGRTPELPPGTGEDDEDDQDAPPPEPPLMTSNDVARHYGISPSTVRNWVADGRLTPFKQDVRGRHLFHPEQLTEPWQGVPA, via the coding sequence GTGAACCGCCTGTACGCCACCCTCGCCCGCTGGTTCCGCCGCCCCACCCCGGTGCCCGGCCGCCGTCCGGCCGCCCCGCTGTGGGTCCGCGGCCTCACCGCCGGTGGCCGGCCCGTCGTCCTCGGCGTCGCCCTCCTCATGTGCGCGCCCGGCGAGTACCACCTCGCCCGCAACGCCGGATGGCGCGACCCGTTCACCTACGGCATGCCGGTCGTCCTGTCCGCCTACGCGGGCATCGCGGCCGCCGTTGCATCCACCCGCCGTACCGGCGACCGAGGCCGCTGGTCCGCGATCATCGGCGCGTGCCTCGCTCTCGGACTCGCGATGGCCGCGCAGGTCGTCTCCCACTTGATCGACACCGGGCACCTCGTCGCCGACCAGCCGTCCTTGATCGCGGTCACCTCCCTCGTGCCGCCCGCCGTCGTCGGACACCTCCTGCACCTCGCAGCCAGCCCGCCGGACGCACACCAGGACGCGCAGGACGTCACCGCGTCCTCGCCCGTCCCCAGCGTCCGGGCCGTGCCGGACGTCGTCCCCGCCGGAGTCCGGCTGCTGCCAGTCATCGGCCGCCCGGCGCCCACTTTGACCCTGGAGCGGGACGACCAGCCGGACGCGGGCAGGACGCCCGAGCTCCCGCCCGGGACGGGTGAGGACGACGAGGACGACCAGGACGCGCCCCCGCCCGAGCCGCCCCTGATGACGTCCAACGACGTCGCCCGGCACTACGGCATCAGCCCGTCCACCGTCCGCAACTGGGTCGCCGACGGACGCCTCACCCCGTTCAAGCAGGACGTCCGCGGACGCCACCTGTTCCACCCCGAGCAGCTGACCGAGCCCTGGCAGGGGGTGCCGGCATGA
- a CDS encoding single-stranded DNA-binding protein: MAGETVITVVGNLVDDPELRFTPAGAAVAKFRVASTPRVYDKQANEWKDGESLFLTCSVWRQAAENVAESLAKGMRVIVQGRLKQRSYEDREGVKRTVYELDVDEVGVSLARATAKVTKNPAGSGSRAAAAPADDPWAGAKPANGQQQGGGWGNPPAQQQPAVQGAGYSDEPPF; this comes from the coding sequence ATGGCAGGCGAGACCGTGATCACCGTCGTTGGCAACCTGGTCGACGACCCCGAGCTCCGCTTCACCCCGGCCGGCGCCGCCGTGGCCAAGTTCCGCGTCGCCTCCACGCCGCGCGTGTACGACAAGCAGGCCAACGAGTGGAAGGACGGCGAGAGCCTGTTCCTCACGTGCTCGGTCTGGCGTCAGGCCGCCGAGAACGTCGCCGAGTCCCTCGCCAAGGGCATGCGCGTCATCGTGCAGGGCCGACTGAAGCAGCGGTCCTACGAGGACCGCGAGGGCGTGAAGCGCACGGTCTACGAGTTGGACGTCGACGAGGTGGGCGTCAGCCTCGCCCGCGCTACCGCCAAGGTCACGAAGAACCCGGCGGGTAGCGGCTCGCGCGCCGCGGCCGCGCCTGCCGATGACCCGTGGGCCGGGGCCAAGCCCGCCAATGGCCAGCAGCAGGGCGGCGGCTGGGGCAACCCGCCCGCTCAGCAGCAGCCCGCGGTGCAGGGCGCGGGCTACTCCGACGAGCCCCCTTTCTGA
- a CDS encoding DUF3987 domain-containing protein, with protein sequence MTDETEPTADLSTPVGGGVWLAEHRFAAFPVDHPELIQCSGIGKGHDPATCGQRGKHPSVPFTREHTTDSGKVRRLLGDRPQNVGVYVGACRGPEGEQLLVVDSDRPGAIEDVAKSHGETWPTTMRVRTAKGYHDYLWAPAELKLGNGLGALKGKFDGDVRAGNAYVIGPGSLHQSGVIYTLEDPEQPPEQAPEWLLDALTTRPTAPAAPVGRITIPADRLDSYTRKVVQDECDAITGAPDGDQNNTINTAAFNLGTLVGSGALSEGEAREHLLAAARAGNHPEGRALPTIDSGLRAGMAQPRHPWPPAGREDRPRLLPGQPSAEGSVISVRQSVGVEDDWEEPLSIDRPTLAPFPVDLLGPNLAAVVNAVTAQVQVAPDIPAMIALSAVSVAVGGRAQVRVRPGWSEAPALWTATVAGAGERKSAAEAPFSDTLRAIERELQAKAVPEIEDAEQMLKIAQARLDDAEKAAIKAKPDLRALRMDEAKLAKQELREMGPVPALPRLLFGDITPAAMPVKAAQQGGRMGVIHSEGTLIKQMGGLYNSGTSDTGFALDAYDGKAMPVDRIGRDSIEMESAHLTIGLLVQPIILEQLGRKKDDEMLHNGFVQRFLYGFPASRLGYQDPRGSVPIPAELMDDLRYRLGRLVHGLWKNTMVRAVTFTDEASEEMYLFQEQMQERLRRGGDLHSMASWASKLPGKLARIAALITLYEDPDATQVQAAQLREALAMAPYFVTHARLCLDLMGANRDAKLMPARDVLEWLRRRKEDKRREPFTVRDAQRGVDGNSWGPEGVTSETVYDAIHVLVDKGWVAPLPAPERPEGQRGRAPSPRFAPHPLVWDSSWKKKEVSETRLRSA encoded by the coding sequence GTGACCGATGAGACGGAGCCGACTGCCGACCTGTCCACCCCGGTGGGCGGCGGCGTCTGGCTCGCCGAGCACCGGTTCGCCGCGTTCCCCGTCGACCACCCCGAGCTGATCCAGTGCTCGGGCATCGGCAAGGGACACGACCCGGCGACCTGCGGCCAGCGCGGCAAACACCCATCCGTGCCGTTCACCCGCGAGCACACCACGGACTCGGGGAAGGTCCGCCGTCTCCTCGGCGATCGCCCGCAGAACGTCGGCGTGTACGTCGGCGCCTGCCGCGGCCCGGAGGGCGAGCAGCTGCTCGTCGTGGACAGCGACCGGCCCGGAGCCATCGAGGACGTCGCCAAGTCCCATGGCGAGACCTGGCCCACCACCATGCGCGTCCGTACCGCCAAGGGCTACCACGACTACCTGTGGGCGCCCGCCGAGCTGAAGCTCGGCAACGGGCTCGGCGCGCTGAAGGGCAAGTTCGACGGTGATGTGCGCGCCGGGAACGCCTACGTCATCGGCCCCGGCTCGCTCCACCAGTCCGGCGTCATCTACACGTTGGAGGATCCCGAGCAGCCGCCGGAGCAGGCTCCCGAGTGGCTGCTCGACGCACTCACAACGCGACCGACGGCCCCCGCTGCGCCGGTGGGCAGGATCACCATCCCCGCGGACCGCCTCGACTCGTACACCCGCAAGGTGGTGCAGGACGAGTGCGACGCGATCACTGGCGCGCCGGACGGCGACCAGAACAACACGATCAACACGGCCGCGTTCAACCTCGGCACGCTGGTCGGCTCGGGCGCGCTGAGCGAGGGTGAGGCTCGTGAGCACCTGCTCGCCGCCGCGCGCGCTGGGAACCACCCAGAGGGGCGCGCGCTGCCGACGATCGATTCCGGGCTCCGCGCCGGCATGGCGCAGCCCCGGCACCCATGGCCCCCGGCGGGTCGTGAGGACCGCCCTCGGCTGCTGCCCGGGCAACCCTCAGCCGAGGGTTCTGTCATTTCTGTCAGGCAGTCCGTAGGGGTGGAAGACGACTGGGAAGAGCCGCTCTCGATCGACCGCCCGACCCTCGCGCCGTTCCCCGTCGACCTGCTCGGGCCGAACCTTGCGGCCGTCGTGAACGCGGTCACCGCGCAGGTCCAGGTCGCCCCGGACATCCCCGCGATGATCGCCCTGTCGGCCGTCTCCGTGGCCGTCGGCGGGCGCGCGCAGGTCCGAGTACGGCCCGGCTGGTCCGAGGCGCCCGCCCTGTGGACGGCCACCGTCGCCGGGGCGGGTGAGCGCAAGAGCGCCGCCGAGGCGCCCTTCAGCGACACGCTGCGTGCCATCGAGCGCGAGCTGCAGGCCAAGGCGGTCCCCGAGATCGAGGACGCCGAACAGATGCTGAAGATTGCGCAGGCCCGCCTCGACGACGCCGAGAAGGCCGCAATCAAGGCCAAGCCCGACCTGCGCGCCCTCCGTATGGACGAGGCCAAGCTCGCCAAGCAGGAGCTGCGGGAGATGGGCCCTGTGCCCGCCCTGCCCCGTCTGCTGTTCGGCGACATCACCCCGGCCGCGATGCCCGTGAAGGCGGCGCAGCAGGGCGGGCGGATGGGCGTCATCCACTCCGAGGGCACCCTCATCAAGCAGATGGGCGGGCTGTACAACAGCGGCACCTCGGACACCGGGTTCGCCCTCGACGCCTACGACGGCAAGGCCATGCCCGTCGACCGGATCGGCCGGGACTCCATCGAGATGGAGAGCGCCCACCTGACGATCGGCCTGCTCGTGCAGCCGATCATCCTGGAGCAGCTCGGCCGGAAGAAGGACGACGAGATGCTGCACAACGGGTTCGTGCAGCGCTTCCTGTACGGCTTCCCGGCGTCCCGGCTCGGCTACCAGGACCCGCGCGGCTCCGTGCCCATCCCGGCCGAGCTGATGGATGACCTGCGGTACCGGCTCGGACGGCTTGTCCACGGGCTGTGGAAGAACACCATGGTCCGCGCGGTGACTTTCACCGACGAGGCCAGCGAAGAGATGTACCTCTTTCAGGAGCAGATGCAGGAGCGGCTGCGGCGCGGCGGCGACCTGCACTCCATGGCGTCCTGGGCGAGCAAGCTGCCTGGCAAGCTCGCGCGCATCGCCGCGCTCATCACCCTCTACGAGGACCCGGACGCCACCCAGGTGCAGGCGGCGCAGCTGCGGGAGGCGCTCGCCATGGCCCCGTACTTCGTCACCCACGCCCGACTGTGCCTCGACCTGATGGGCGCCAACCGGGACGCGAAGCTGATGCCGGCCCGGGACGTCCTGGAGTGGCTGCGCCGTCGCAAGGAGGACAAGCGGCGCGAGCCCTTCACCGTGCGGGACGCTCAGCGCGGTGTGGACGGCAACTCGTGGGGGCCGGAGGGCGTGACCTCCGAGACCGTGTACGACGCGATCCACGTGCTGGTCGACAAGGGCTGGGTCGCCCCGCTTCCCGCGCCCGAGCGGCCGGAGGGGCAGCGCGGCCGGGCCCCGAGTCCGCGGTTCGCTCCCCATCCCCTCGTCTGGGATTCCTCCTGGAAGAAGAAAGAAGTATCAGAAACACGCCTTAGGAGTGCCTGA
- a CDS encoding helix-turn-helix domain-containing protein yields the protein MLCATTWFMVTRRSGRSSRPRGCRSSALDDWGTSMTPTVVHRSTPRQTQVGQTFDSWASGCKSVHMQTSVKQGTDLAGHPPLRAVRTAKGMTLRTAAQRSGIDPGYLSKVERGQKQLSIESLYRLAVVLELTELVALLRPYASRRESA from the coding sequence ATGTTGTGCGCGACCACTTGGTTCATGGTCACCCGTCGGAGCGGAAGGTCGTCTCGACCGAGGGGCTGCCGCTCTTCGGCGCTTGATGACTGGGGGACATCCATGACGCCCACTGTAGTCCACCGGTCAACACCTCGACAGACTCAAGTCGGCCAGACGTTTGACTCATGGGCATCAGGATGCAAGTCTGTTCACATGCAGACCTCAGTCAAGCAAGGGACTGACCTCGCGGGACATCCGCCGCTGCGCGCGGTCCGGACGGCCAAGGGGATGACTCTGCGGACCGCTGCTCAACGCTCAGGGATCGACCCCGGCTACCTGTCCAAGGTCGAGCGAGGCCAGAAGCAACTGTCCATCGAGTCTCTCTACAGACTCGCGGTCGTCCTGGAACTCACGGAATTGGTGGCCCTACTCCGGCCATACGCATCCCGCCGAGAGAGCGCCTAA
- a CDS encoding helix-turn-helix domain-containing protein: protein MDVPQSSSAEERQPLGRDDLPLRRVTMNQVVAHNIAYFRNALSLTQEELGSRLERITGKRWSKATMSAVERSWDGNRIRSFDADDLMALSQALEVPVTALFLPPEEDGTVIDYVFTNVGSSPYRDRLVKGGGTGAELLAQLFASEYDYMRGGDAFLERLQEALDFYYGAVPEDFFITRPPEPIDEHVAVDEQVNKLRRQIATLREVMATLDRAANKLEGPDSPDGPERTAPSDGPDPEDVALFDERAPSRKQPRSKKAEFRALGEMFNRARNRSGASFRDIEKSGKFPPFVAQKIEMGYFDHLGGDAKVRGYLRSYASLVGLVPEEVLSTYFAALELPDEE, encoded by the coding sequence ATGGATGTCCCCCAGTCATCAAGCGCCGAAGAGCGGCAGCCCCTCGGTCGAGACGACCTTCCGCTCCGACGGGTGACCATGAACCAAGTGGTCGCGCACAACATCGCTTACTTCCGGAACGCCCTCTCTCTCACGCAAGAGGAACTCGGAAGTCGCCTTGAGCGGATCACCGGGAAGCGCTGGTCGAAAGCCACCATGAGTGCCGTCGAGCGCAGTTGGGACGGGAATCGAATCCGGTCGTTCGACGCCGATGATTTGATGGCGCTAAGCCAGGCGCTAGAAGTTCCGGTGACTGCTCTCTTCCTCCCACCCGAGGAGGACGGAACGGTCATCGACTACGTGTTTACGAACGTCGGCTCATCCCCCTACAGGGACCGCCTGGTTAAGGGTGGCGGAACGGGTGCCGAGCTGCTGGCTCAGCTCTTCGCTTCAGAGTACGACTACATGCGGGGCGGCGATGCCTTCCTGGAGCGACTCCAGGAGGCACTCGACTTCTACTACGGAGCGGTGCCTGAGGATTTCTTCATCACTCGCCCTCCGGAGCCTATCGATGAGCATGTTGCGGTGGATGAGCAGGTGAATAAACTCCGTCGACAGATCGCGACGCTCCGGGAAGTCATGGCAACTCTCGATCGAGCAGCCAACAAGCTGGAGGGGCCAGACTCGCCCGATGGCCCTGAGCGCACAGCGCCAAGCGACGGGCCTGATCCGGAGGACGTGGCTCTCTTTGATGAGAGGGCGCCGTCGCGGAAGCAGCCTCGATCGAAGAAGGCGGAATTCAGGGCGCTTGGAGAAATGTTCAATCGTGCGCGCAACCGGTCTGGAGCTTCGTTTCGCGACATTGAGAAGTCAGGGAAATTCCCCCCGTTTGTCGCCCAAAAGATTGAGATGGGTTATTTCGATCACCTCGGTGGCGACGCGAAAGTACGCGGGTATCTTCGGAGCTATGCGAGCCTCGTGGGACTCGTGCCCGAAGAAGTTCTGAGCACGTATTTCGCGGCCCTGGAATTGCCTGATGAAGAGTAG
- a CDS encoding recombinase family protein, protein MTPTLRSAVDVAAGGAKVRAVIYCRISQDRTGAGLGVDRQRIDCEALAERNGWDVVEVYVDNDVSAFSGKKRKDYLRMLADLDQGKATVVIVWHTDRLTRSIVELEEYIELSDRRGIATYTVQAGTIDLATPSGRMTARILGAVARQESEHKGHRVARARQQKALAGEWTGGIRPFGWGVETGEMRKKVDRKTGEEVEVPELDMMKAVPEEAEALRYWVDEILSGGSIRSLVQWCADKGFTTTRGNPITHTDMRDMLLRPRNAGIAVYRGEEVGKGKWDTIIDETKHRAVVAILKDPSRTTTPGAQPKWLGSLLYLCGRGDCDQFVYVTQSGGRSYPSYRCQTGHGGGRRAETVDQYVEDVIVERLSRPDAHDLLEPAPDGVDVAGLQAEGEQIRQRMTDLAGLFGAGQLELAPFTQGMDTARAQLDGVTQQLARAATRDPLAGLVGAPDVRKAWKALPLDRQRNVLRSLVTVTLKTPRAGRMPDGGYFDYDAVTFDWKRYSR, encoded by the coding sequence ATGACCCCAACTCTTCGCTCAGCCGTGGACGTTGCCGCAGGTGGCGCCAAGGTTCGCGCCGTCATCTACTGCCGCATCAGCCAGGACCGCACCGGCGCCGGCCTCGGCGTCGACCGCCAGCGCATCGACTGCGAAGCCCTCGCAGAACGTAACGGCTGGGACGTCGTCGAGGTGTACGTCGACAACGACGTGAGCGCCTTCTCCGGGAAGAAGCGCAAGGACTACCTGCGCATGCTCGCCGACCTCGACCAGGGCAAAGCCACCGTCGTCATCGTCTGGCACACCGACCGACTCACCAGGTCGATCGTCGAGCTGGAGGAGTACATCGAGCTGTCCGACCGCCGCGGCATCGCCACGTACACAGTGCAGGCCGGGACGATCGACCTCGCCACGCCGTCCGGCCGGATGACCGCGCGGATCCTCGGGGCCGTCGCCCGGCAGGAGTCCGAGCACAAGGGGCACCGCGTCGCCCGCGCCCGCCAGCAGAAGGCCCTCGCCGGCGAATGGACCGGCGGCATCCGCCCGTTCGGCTGGGGTGTCGAGACCGGAGAGATGCGCAAGAAGGTCGACCGGAAGACCGGCGAAGAAGTCGAGGTGCCCGAGCTCGACATGATGAAGGCCGTGCCCGAGGAAGCCGAGGCGCTGCGCTACTGGGTCGACGAGATCCTGTCCGGCGGGTCGATCCGGTCGCTCGTGCAGTGGTGCGCCGACAAGGGCTTCACCACCACGCGCGGAAACCCGATCACGCACACCGACATGCGGGACATGCTGTTGCGTCCGAGGAACGCCGGTATCGCCGTCTACAGGGGCGAGGAAGTCGGCAAGGGCAAGTGGGACACCATCATCGACGAGACGAAGCACAGGGCCGTCGTAGCCATCCTGAAGGACCCGTCCCGGACGACAACTCCGGGTGCCCAGCCGAAGTGGCTCGGGTCGCTGCTGTACCTGTGCGGCCGCGGCGACTGCGACCAGTTCGTGTACGTCACCCAGTCCGGCGGCCGCAGCTATCCGAGCTATCGCTGCCAGACCGGGCACGGCGGCGGCCGACGCGCCGAGACCGTCGACCAGTACGTCGAGGACGTCATCGTCGAGCGGCTGTCACGGCCGGACGCGCATGACCTGCTCGAACCGGCGCCGGACGGCGTGGACGTGGCTGGTCTACAGGCCGAGGGCGAGCAGATCCGGCAACGGATGACAGACCTGGCGGGGCTTTTCGGCGCCGGGCAGCTGGAGCTGGCACCGTTCACTCAGGGCATGGATACGGCCCGCGCGCAGTTGGACGGGGTGACACAGCAGCTGGCCCGCGCAGCAACGCGGGATCCGCTGGCCGGCCTGGTGGGGGCTCCGGATGTGCGGAAGGCGTGGAAGGCGCTGCCGTTGGACCGGCAGCGGAACGTGCTGCGATCCCTGGTCACGGTGACGCTGAAGACGCCGCGGGCCGGCCGAATGCCGGACGGCGGGTACTTCGACTACGACGCCGTGACGTTCGACTGGAAGCGGTACAGCCGCTGA
- a CDS encoding type II secretion system F family protein, which produces MSVGAGVACVGAAVWLMGSRHHGARRARLLLAGGGVVGTGPPPWDRAVGELRRLRGRLGGEWWAPVVGLVLGLLGSSVIPVLAGVAGVPVLRRLRLARDARRERERCGDAVIALCGALAGEVRAGRQPGEALLRAARDSGGLGEAQASVLAAARFGGDVPGALGTAARQPGAEGLLGLAACWRVAVDQGAGLAAGLDRLDAALRAERDQRADLKAQLAGPRATTVMLAALPALGLLLGSAMGAHPLHVLLHTGAGLGCLVVGGLLEGAGVWWAARIVRGAEAA; this is translated from the coding sequence ATGTCTGTGGGAGCTGGTGTCGCGTGCGTCGGGGCTGCCGTCTGGCTGATGGGAAGCCGGCACCACGGGGCACGGCGGGCTCGGCTGCTCCTGGCCGGTGGCGGGGTGGTGGGAACAGGGCCACCGCCCTGGGACCGGGCGGTCGGTGAACTGCGGCGGCTGCGGGGGCGGTTGGGCGGCGAGTGGTGGGCGCCCGTCGTCGGGCTGGTGCTCGGGCTGCTGGGCTCCTCGGTGATTCCGGTCCTCGCGGGAGTGGCCGGGGTGCCGGTGCTGCGCCGGTTGCGGTTGGCCAGGGACGCGCGGCGGGAACGGGAGCGGTGCGGGGACGCGGTGATCGCCCTGTGCGGGGCGCTCGCCGGGGAGGTGCGGGCCGGGCGGCAGCCGGGCGAGGCGCTGCTGCGGGCCGCTCGGGACTCCGGCGGCCTGGGGGAGGCACAGGCCTCCGTGCTCGCGGCGGCGCGGTTCGGCGGGGACGTACCAGGCGCGCTCGGTACGGCGGCCCGGCAGCCGGGTGCCGAGGGACTGCTCGGACTCGCGGCGTGCTGGCGGGTGGCCGTGGACCAGGGCGCGGGGCTGGCGGCCGGTCTCGACCGGCTGGACGCCGCCTTGCGTGCGGAACGGGATCAACGTGCGGACCTGAAGGCGCAGTTGGCCGGACCACGCGCCACGACGGTGATGCTCGCGGCGCTGCCCGCCCTGGGGCTCCTCCTCGGTTCGGCCATGGGCGCCCATCCGTTGCACGTGCTGCTCCACACCGGTGCCGGACTGGGATGCCTGGTGGTCGGCGGGCTGCTCGAAGGGGCCGGCGTGTGGTGGGCGGCGCGCATCGTGCGGGGAGCGGAGGCGGCGTGA
- a CDS encoding type II secretion system F family protein, which translates to MNVEIFHRLGVAAGAVLALGWLAQRLTTARRERRMRRRLAELLVPMPPAERAAFEVRGAARQWLPLAGVVCAGWVLVGGITGVAVGAGAAAGLWQWRRRRQGAEPAEEFDAAEAARQLPLAADLLAACIAAGAAPVIAAQAVGEALAGPVGEGLARGAAEVRLGGEPADAWSRLAAMPGAAALARLLQRADESGLPAAVPVARIAADARAEWARTATARARRAAVMVTAPVGLCFLPAFIAVGVLPVVIGLASGVVGGGGG; encoded by the coding sequence GTGAACGTGGAGATCTTCCACAGGCTGGGGGTGGCCGCCGGAGCGGTGCTGGCCCTCGGGTGGCTGGCACAGCGGCTGACGACGGCTCGGCGCGAACGCCGGATGCGGCGACGGCTGGCCGAGCTGCTGGTGCCGATGCCGCCGGCCGAGAGAGCGGCGTTCGAGGTGCGGGGCGCGGCACGTCAGTGGCTGCCGCTCGCCGGGGTGGTGTGTGCCGGATGGGTGCTGGTCGGCGGGATCACCGGGGTCGCGGTGGGGGCGGGAGCCGCTGCCGGACTGTGGCAGTGGCGGCGCAGACGGCAGGGCGCGGAGCCGGCGGAGGAGTTCGATGCCGCCGAGGCAGCTCGCCAACTGCCGCTCGCCGCCGACCTCCTGGCGGCCTGTATCGCGGCGGGGGCGGCTCCGGTGATCGCCGCGCAAGCCGTCGGCGAGGCGCTCGCGGGACCCGTCGGCGAGGGGCTGGCACGGGGCGCGGCGGAGGTGCGGCTCGGGGGCGAACCGGCGGACGCCTGGAGCCGACTGGCCGCGATGCCGGGCGCGGCGGCCCTGGCCCGGCTCCTGCAACGGGCCGACGAGTCCGGGCTCCCCGCGGCCGTCCCCGTGGCCCGGATCGCCGCCGACGCCCGCGCGGAGTGGGCGCGCACGGCGACCGCGCGGGCCCGCAGGGCGGCCGTCATGGTCACCGCACCGGTGGGGCTGTGCTTCCTGCCCGCGTTCATCGCGGTCGGTGTCCTGCCCGTGGTGATCGGTCTGGCGAGCGGGGTGGTGGGAGGGGGTGGTGGATGA
- a CDS encoding DUF4244 domain-containing protein, with translation MSERIEQVRVWLRGLRGRDGGMVTSEYAMGIIAAVGFALLLYEVVTSGQVKAELQAIVKRALSARM, from the coding sequence ATGTCCGAACGGATCGAGCAGGTGCGGGTGTGGTTGAGGGGATTGCGGGGGCGGGACGGAGGAATGGTCACGTCCGAGTACGCGATGGGGATCATCGCCGCGGTGGGGTTCGCGTTGCTCCTCTACGAGGTCGTGACGAGCGGCCAGGTCAAGGCCGAACTCCAGGCCATCGTGAAGCGAGCCCTCAGTGCGCGGATGTGA
- a CDS encoding TadE family type IV pilus minor pilin, with protein sequence MRGCERGADRGFVTAEAAVVLPVLVAFTMALVWGLLVVSARIQCLDAARTGARAAARQDPADAVVAVTREAAPKSAKVTITRSADQVRVTVVAKPPMLHGLPFEVREEAVAAAEEAAGSGSGSGPGSAGEAGP encoded by the coding sequence GTGCGCGGATGTGAGCGAGGGGCGGACCGGGGGTTCGTGACGGCCGAGGCGGCCGTGGTGCTGCCCGTGCTGGTGGCGTTCACGATGGCGCTGGTCTGGGGCCTGCTCGTGGTCTCGGCTCGGATCCAGTGCCTGGACGCGGCCCGTACGGGCGCCCGGGCGGCGGCACGCCAGGACCCCGCGGACGCGGTCGTGGCCGTCACCCGGGAGGCGGCACCGAAGAGCGCGAAGGTCACGATCACTCGATCGGCCGACCAGGTGCGCGTGACGGTCGTGGCGAAGCCGCCGATGCTGCACGGCCTTCCTTTCGAGGTACGGGAGGAGGCCGTCGCGGCGGCGGAGGAAGCGGCGGGATCCGGTTCGGGATCGGGGCCAGGGTCGGCGGGGGAGGCGGGGCCATGA